A genome region from Cucumis sativus cultivar 9930 chromosome 4, Cucumber_9930_V3, whole genome shotgun sequence includes the following:
- the LOC101211254 gene encoding uncharacterized protein LOC101211254 isoform X1, whose translation MDRKGRTRLQSMRASANHEKGNVDMPEANFLDAAKASTSGRVSSRQRKVALQQDVDKLKKKLRHEENVGRALKRAFTRPLGALPRLPPFLPPNMLELLAEVAVLEEEVVRLEEQVVLFRQDLYQEAVNISSSKKTMELSPKNNSKQAQSKLSVQKTDNVVGKENESRMNSTSNNKGSSIKKIHTIKTPVKKPPVRNKSSEKPNSPKLNLENRTANPENAEARQLRAPDDKVSGDDSPNSISENILKCLSSILLRMSSIKNRGATESLHLFSMVTTMQTEETDLPDPYGICSEFGRRDIGPYKNVHTVEACSINTKRTTNSLFLFQRLKLLLGKLASVNLQRLTHQEKLAFWINIYNSCMINAFLEHGIPESPEMVVALMQKATINVSGHLLNAITIEHFILRLPYHSQYAFSKSAKYDEKTFRSIFGLELSEPLVTFALSCGSWSSPAVRVYTASQVENELELAKREYLEAAVGISSEKFGIPKLLDWYLLDFAKDLDSLVDWVCLQLPSELGKEAIKLMEGRRNQPLSQFVKVIPYEFSFRYLLCT comes from the exons ATGGATCGCAAAGGAAGGACAAGGCTTCAGTCTATGAGAGCATCTGCGAATCATGAAAAA GGAAACGTGGATATGCCGGAGGCGAATTTTCTTGATGCAGCAAAAGCATCCACGAGTGGACGGGTTTCAAGCAGACAGAGAAAAGTGGCTTTACAACAAGAC GTTGACAAGCTGAAGAAGAAGCTCAGACATGAAGAAAATGTGGGTCGAGCTTTGAAGAGAGCTTTCACCAGACCTTTAGGAGCTTTACCACGCCTCCCTCCTTTCCTTCCTCCCAAT ATGCTAGAACTTCTTGCGGAAGTAGCTGTTCTTGAAGAGGAGGTAGTGCGGCTTGAAGAGCAAGTTGTGCTTTTCAGGCAGGATCTATATCAGGAAGCTGTCAACATTTCGTCCTCCAAGAAGACCATGGAGCTTTCCCCGAAAAACAATTCTAAGCAAGCTCAATCCAAACTTTCAGTTCAGAAAACTG ATAATGTTGTGGGAAAGGAAAACGAATCCCGTATGAATTCGACGAGTAACAACAAGGGGTCTTCAATCAAGAAAATCCATACGATAAAGACTCCAGTCAAGAAACCTCCAGTTCGTAACAAATCATCAGAGAAACCAAATTCTCCAAAACTGAAT TTAGAAAACAGAACGGCAAATCCAGAAAATGCTGAAGCAAGACAACTCCGTGCTCCAGATGACAAGGTATCCGGTGACGATAGTCCAAACAGTATatctgaaaatattttgaaatgctTATCAAGCATTCTATTGAGAATGAGCTCAATCAAGAATAGAGGTGCTACCGAAAGTTTGCATCTATTCTCAATGGTAACTACAATGCAAACTGAAGAAACAGATCTTCCGGACCCGTATGGTATATGTTCAGAATTTGGAAGGCGAGATATTGGTCCATACAAGAATGTGCATACAGTTGAAGCTTGTTCAATTAATACAAAGCGGACAACAAActcattgtttctttttcaaagattgaa ACTCCTTCTGGGGAAACTTGCTTCTGTCAACTTGCAACGTCTTACACATCAGGAGAAACTTGCTTTTTGGATCAACATCTACAACTCCTGCATGATAAAT GCATTCCTAGAACATGGAATACCAGAAAGTCCCGAGATGGTTGTTGCCTTGATGCAAAAG GCAACAATTAATGTGAGCGGGCACTTGCTAAATGCTATAACTATTGAGCATTTCATCTTGAGGCTGCCTTACCATTCACAATAT GCTTTTTCAAAGAGCGCAAAATATGATGAGAAGACATTTAGAAGTATTTTTGGCTTGGAGTTATCAGAACCATTGGTTACATTCGCACTATCATGTGGAAGCTGGTCTTCCCCTGCT GTGAGAGTATACACAGCATCCCAAGTAGAGAACGAGCTAGAATTAGCAAAGAGAGAGTACTTAGAAGCTGCAGTCGGAATTTCATCAGAGAAATTTGGAATCCCAAAGCTTTTGGATTGGTATTTGCTAGACTTTGCTAAAGACTTGGACTCCTTGGTTGATTGGGTGTGCCTTCAACTACCAAGTGAATTAGGAAAAGAAGCAATTAAGTTGATGGAGGGGAGAAGAAACCAGCCTCTTTCTCAGTTTGTTAAAGTAATACCTTAtgaatttagttttagatACCTTCTCTGCACATAG
- the LOC101211254 gene encoding uncharacterized protein LOC101211254 isoform X2: protein MPEANFLDAAKASTSGRVSSRQRKVALQQDVDKLKKKLRHEENVGRALKRAFTRPLGALPRLPPFLPPNMLELLAEVAVLEEEVVRLEEQVVLFRQDLYQEAVNISSSKKTMELSPKNNSKQAQSKLSVQKTDNVVGKENESRMNSTSNNKGSSIKKIHTIKTPVKKPPVRNKSSEKPNSPKLNLENRTANPENAEARQLRAPDDKVSGDDSPNSISENILKCLSSILLRMSSIKNRGATESLHLFSMVTTMQTEETDLPDPYGICSEFGRRDIGPYKNVHTVEACSINTKRTTNSLFLFQRLKLLLGKLASVNLQRLTHQEKLAFWINIYNSCMINAFLEHGIPESPEMVVALMQKATINVSGHLLNAITIEHFILRLPYHSQYAFSKSAKYDEKTFRSIFGLELSEPLVTFALSCGSWSSPAVRVYTASQVENELELAKREYLEAAVGISSEKFGIPKLLDWYLLDFAKDLDSLVDWVCLQLPSELGKEAIKLMEGRRNQPLSQFVKVIPYEFSFRYLLCT, encoded by the exons ATGCCGGAGGCGAATTTTCTTGATGCAGCAAAAGCATCCACGAGTGGACGGGTTTCAAGCAGACAGAGAAAAGTGGCTTTACAACAAGAC GTTGACAAGCTGAAGAAGAAGCTCAGACATGAAGAAAATGTGGGTCGAGCTTTGAAGAGAGCTTTCACCAGACCTTTAGGAGCTTTACCACGCCTCCCTCCTTTCCTTCCTCCCAAT ATGCTAGAACTTCTTGCGGAAGTAGCTGTTCTTGAAGAGGAGGTAGTGCGGCTTGAAGAGCAAGTTGTGCTTTTCAGGCAGGATCTATATCAGGAAGCTGTCAACATTTCGTCCTCCAAGAAGACCATGGAGCTTTCCCCGAAAAACAATTCTAAGCAAGCTCAATCCAAACTTTCAGTTCAGAAAACTG ATAATGTTGTGGGAAAGGAAAACGAATCCCGTATGAATTCGACGAGTAACAACAAGGGGTCTTCAATCAAGAAAATCCATACGATAAAGACTCCAGTCAAGAAACCTCCAGTTCGTAACAAATCATCAGAGAAACCAAATTCTCCAAAACTGAAT TTAGAAAACAGAACGGCAAATCCAGAAAATGCTGAAGCAAGACAACTCCGTGCTCCAGATGACAAGGTATCCGGTGACGATAGTCCAAACAGTATatctgaaaatattttgaaatgctTATCAAGCATTCTATTGAGAATGAGCTCAATCAAGAATAGAGGTGCTACCGAAAGTTTGCATCTATTCTCAATGGTAACTACAATGCAAACTGAAGAAACAGATCTTCCGGACCCGTATGGTATATGTTCAGAATTTGGAAGGCGAGATATTGGTCCATACAAGAATGTGCATACAGTTGAAGCTTGTTCAATTAATACAAAGCGGACAACAAActcattgtttctttttcaaagattgaa ACTCCTTCTGGGGAAACTTGCTTCTGTCAACTTGCAACGTCTTACACATCAGGAGAAACTTGCTTTTTGGATCAACATCTACAACTCCTGCATGATAAAT GCATTCCTAGAACATGGAATACCAGAAAGTCCCGAGATGGTTGTTGCCTTGATGCAAAAG GCAACAATTAATGTGAGCGGGCACTTGCTAAATGCTATAACTATTGAGCATTTCATCTTGAGGCTGCCTTACCATTCACAATAT GCTTTTTCAAAGAGCGCAAAATATGATGAGAAGACATTTAGAAGTATTTTTGGCTTGGAGTTATCAGAACCATTGGTTACATTCGCACTATCATGTGGAAGCTGGTCTTCCCCTGCT GTGAGAGTATACACAGCATCCCAAGTAGAGAACGAGCTAGAATTAGCAAAGAGAGAGTACTTAGAAGCTGCAGTCGGAATTTCATCAGAGAAATTTGGAATCCCAAAGCTTTTGGATTGGTATTTGCTAGACTTTGCTAAAGACTTGGACTCCTTGGTTGATTGGGTGTGCCTTCAACTACCAAGTGAATTAGGAAAAGAAGCAATTAAGTTGATGGAGGGGAGAAGAAACCAGCCTCTTTCTCAGTTTGTTAAAGTAATACCTTAtgaatttagttttagatACCTTCTCTGCACATAG